In the Ranitomeya imitator isolate aRanImi1 chromosome 2, aRanImi1.pri, whole genome shotgun sequence genome, cacggccaggtcgtatcgctggtcgtgatcgttggtaagtcgtttagtgtaaaggtacctttagtgtaaagGAGGCATCGCAGGTGCTGTGACCTAATGCTGCCTCCTAGGTGTTAGCTGTGCTCCACTTAGAAGCTACTTGCCCATTATCTTAACCTCAACACGCATAAACAGGGCACAGGTAGgtgtatgttatgatctggtggtttaggagcaacatgggacgagctctgaaggaggtggtacctgtactgaccgcagtccctaagctcaacacaacactagaagtagccgtgggatgctcctgtcactccctaggcacctcgtcacagcctgagaactaactacccctaaagatagaaacaggaaaactatcttgcctcagagaaaatccccaaaggatatataGCCcctcacaagtaatgactgtgagtggagagggaaaagacatacgtagaatgaaaccaggatgtagcacgggaggccagtctagctagatagataggacaggacggaatactgtgcggtcagtataaaaactacaaaaaatccacacagagtttacaaaaatctccacacctgactaaaggtgtggagggtaaatctgcttcccagagcttccagcttaactgaattaatccatactgacaagctagacaaaacatagaatgcacagaacgaataaatccacaacgtgtggacagaaaagagcaaagaaaggacttatctttgctgaactggtcaggatatcagggaaatccaagagagatgtgaatccaaccaggaaccattgacaagtggcactggctgaagggaagagccaggcataaatagccgagcagaaagacaatcagtggaagcagctgcagactgctaaatccaaggagcagccattccacttaaaaccacctgagggagcccaagagcagaactcacaaaagtgccacttacaaccaccggagggagcccaagagcggaattcacaacaggtgtacaTCTGAATACCCAGTAATAGGGACAGTATACCATACGTTTAAAAATATAGCTGCCAGATAGTATGGATAACATGTATCACAATCAATCATAGATATAAAGATGGTACATACCCGTAGATGGAAATGAGGGTCACTGTGCACTCACTACCTGGGGTGGGCGCGGTAGTGAGTGCACAGTGACCCTCATTTCCATCTACGGGTATGTACCATCTTTATATCTATGATTGATTGTGATACATGTTATCCATACTATCTGGCAGCTATATTTTTAAATGTATGGTATACTGTCCCTATTACTGGGTATTCAGATGTATACCTACCTGTGCCCTGTTTATGCGTGTTAAGGTTACCATTGGGATCCATTCCCTGCTGTTTGTTCACCTGTTATTTCCAATAAAGATTATCTGTCTATTTGCATATAATTGGACTTTGGACTGTTTTATTTTCTTGGTTTGTGATGTTATATTGTGTTGCAGTCTGTCCATCATAGTCCGATTCAGTGCTAGGATTTAGTTTCTTTACACTACAGTATTTATATTTATAATTTTGTGTGTTATACGTACTGGTATGTTTTCTCTTGTTTATTATTGCCCATTATCTGAAGCAGATGGGTGTTGTAGTCCCAGCTTTCCTCCTCCTGTCCTGAACGCTCCTGCACAGGTTTCAGCAGCTCTGCAAACAAAAAAGAACTGAGCAGCCCCGCATCCATCAATGAGAAGACAGGGGCATGGCTATAATCCTAACTACGATTCTGAGAAAAATCAGAATGGTACTGTATATCAGTCTCTCTAGGACCCTCTGGCTGCAAGTGTCAGCGAGCTGGTTGTGGCCCCCGGGCCGCAGTTTGTCCAGGTCTGATTTAcaggaataacatttcccactttcaGAACattaaaatggtttctcccctgtgtgaattttctgatgtgcaACAACATAGGCTTTAtggctaaaacattttccacattctgaacatgaatatggcctctcccctgtatgagttctcttatGGCTAACAAGAGTTGCTCTGTAAgtaaaacatctcccacattctggacatgaaaatggcttctcccctgtgtgacttctcttatGTGCTGTAAGATGTACTTTCTGActaaaacatttcccgcattctgaacatgaatatggcttctctcctgtgtgagttctctgatgtttaacaacatCTCCTTTGTAagaaaaacttttcccacattctgcacataaaaatggtttctcccctgtgtgagatctcaCATGTATGACAAGATCtgctttctggataaaacatttagcACATTCtgggcatgaaaatggcttctttcctGTGTGAACTCGCTGATgcctaacaagatttgatttctctataaaacatttcccgcattcagaacatgaaaatagtttctcccctgtgtgaattttcaaaTGGTTAACAAGGCGTGATCTTCCTGTAAACcattttccacattcagaacatgtaagtactttctcccctgtgtggattctctgatgtataacaagagATGATCTAAGCTTAAAACTTTTCTTACATTCTaaacatgagaatggcttctctGTTGTCTGAGATATTTGATGTTCAATATTCCTCCTGAAGTTTTTATTTTGAATAGTTTGTAAAGATTTTGGAGATAGGGCTTGTTGAAAAAAATCAGATGAGAGATTTTGACAGTGAAGGACTGAAGGGATATCCTGGATAATGGCATGTTCTTCATATGTATCAGGTGAGATAATATGGTCCTCTACTTTAAAATCTGAACATATCCACAGTCCCTCTGAGCTCCTGGTAGAGTCACCTGTCAAGAAAAAAGAATATTTTTTAATTGCAGTAAAATTATAATACCATCTGACCAAGGAAACATAAGAAACAAAATAACATGGGTTGGGTCAAGTGTAGGGCTGGAGTAGCACATATAGGTTTGTATATAAGTTGGCAGTAAACGCATATGCAAAAAAAGTAGGTAGGTCTTTTCCTTTATGCTCCCTTATAAAAGCAAATGTATCCAATGAGGGAGGTTTATTTAGACCATCTGTGGTAGGTTTGTAGACCTTATGTGGCATAAATTTTATTACATTTGGTTTGCCAATAATTTCCAGGCCTACTTCCAATGAGCTTCGTACACCTTTTATAAAAATGTCGAGAAGGGCGAAAAAGTTTAAAAGTCACAGATTAAGAGCACAACCACTGATTGAAAAACCATTACCAATGGGCCAAAattcctgtttacacaggcagaccaaagtaaaTGAAGTGCAATGAACCATCTGTATTAGATCACTAAAGGCACAATGGCTGCCAAAGTTATGGCAGTGCAAGTCCTGTTTACAGAGCAAGATTTGCTGCCAAGAGTAATACATTTTTTATGCCATAAAAAATCTATAGCAAAATTACCGTACTCTTTTTTTATGCAATTTTGCCCACACTTGAAATGTTTTTAAGTACATTGATGagtaaaatggatggtgtcattcaaaagcacaactttcCCACAGTAAACAAGTCCTCATTTGgcaatgttgatggaaaaataataagAAGGATATTGGAAAACGGGGGATGAAAAAATGAAACTGAAAAGTCGCTGTGGTGGAAAGGCGTTTAAGACATTATGGTGAATTATCAAAAGCCCGAATCAGCGCAGTAAGCTAAGGCATGAAGTCTATCAGCATGGATAAGAAATTTCTGAATTGAACGATTGATTTATTTTTCAGAATAGGGGGAACCTCAATTAATACCAGATAAGGAATTCAAGCAGATTAGCGTCATTTGTTACATCCAGGGCCAACACACTAGAATGAGGAAGCTAGGCCTTTATTTCTGCTATTGATCCCAGATATCTGATCAACTCTTGTATTTCCTTCTGACTAGTCCAAGATTTTGTTGCCTATTCAGTTATCATTTGAAAATTAGTCTATATGTGTTGGGACTCTTTGATCTAGAGGAAACGCCATACATTTAGTTGATTTTTATATTAATAAAACCCCTGATTACAGAATATGGACACCTTTGGGAGATTTTATTGTTACAGTTATGTCCTCAGTTGGGTTGGGCAATAATATTTGTCTAGAAGTCATTGTCCTTGAAAATCCCTGAGAAAATCTAACTTCAGATGAATATGGTTCTTGGGATAATACTTTCCATCTGTGCAAGTGCCAGACTACCTTTGCTATCTTCAAAGATCTTTGTAGATCCAATTTATTATTGACCCAAATTCACTAACATCTGGCACAGATAATGTACCTTCTAGACTTGCCTGTGCTGCTGTTACTGTGCCTGTTGAAGATCGTTTAACAAAGAATTTTTCTCCGCTAGTCCAGTTGACGGCTCCACGTGAATGTAGAATCTGATAACCACTGGTGGATTGTCTGACTGTCTTCAACCCAGTCTGCATCTACATATCTGATCAGTTAACATTCATCACTTGCAGGTAACCTTAGTTTGAAATGCAGGGTTCCCTTCAGATAAACTTAGATTTCAATTTTGAAACTTCTTTTCAAATTctacttctaaaggtaccgtcacacttagcgacgctgcagcgataccgacaacgatccggatcgctacagcgtcgctgtttggtagctggagagctgtcacacagacagctctccagcgaccaacgatcccgaggtccccggtaaccagggtaaacatggggtaactaagcgcagggccgcgcttagtaacccgatgtttaccctggttaccatcctaaaagtaaaaaaaaacaaacactacatacttacctaccgctgtctgtcctccagcgctgtgctctgcactcctcctgtactggctgtgagcacagcggccggaaagcagagcggtgacgtcaccgctctgctttccggctgaccgacgctcacagacagtacaggaggagtgcagagcacagcgctggaggacagacagcggtaggtaagtatgtagtgtttgtttttttttacttttaggatggtaaccatggtaaacatcgggttactaagcgcggccctgcgcttagttacctgatgtttaccctggttaccagtgaagacatcgctgaatcggtgtcacacacgccgattcagcgatgtctgcggggagtccagcgaccaaataaagttctggactttcttccccgaccagcgacagcacagcaggggcctgatcgctgctgcctgtcacactggacgatatcgctagcgaggacgctgcaacgtcacggatcgctagcgatatcgtctagtgtgacggtaccttaattctatAGTTCCTTTATGCTTTCTGGATATCTGTGATCCAGGAATCTATGTGTTTGCACATATGGACAAAATGACTTCAACCATATGTGCAGAGTCTCACTTGCTCCCTTTAATATAGGATAGAAATGCTTACTTGTTTTGATATTATCTATTACCCATTATCCATCAAGAATACTCTCTTTGCTAACTTGAAATTTTATAGGGAGTCTTTTAGCTGTCATTTGTTTTATGAATACTAGTCCTTCTTCGACAATGGGAACATACAACAAGTTTTCTACCAGTAAGGCTAAAGTCTCTCCATTTATACTGGGGCACATTAAAACTCCATGTAGCATCAGGTCAGGGTTAATGCGAGTTGCCTCTCCCTAGTCCTGGGGCGGCTATTTCATACTGATGGTTCCTGGGTCAGGTGTCGATTATACATCCCTGTACTCGGTTAGTGGTTGCTGGCCCAGGTTACTCATctgtaatcgttgtgcctctgtgcgtgtgagCTTTATTGTGTATGACCCGATTCTCTCCCCTAACTTCTGCCTCTGTTTTCTGCTCGGTGCTGATCTGTCCTTCCTGGTTCTCTGACCCCTTGGCTCGTCTCGGTTTACTCTTCAGTCTTGTCCCTGGTACCTCGCTCTCATCTGGCTTTTGACCCTTGGCTCCTTACTGACTATGTTATtgttctctgtcctgtgctccATGCTCTCGGCTGACTCCCCATCCTCTCACACGGTAGCTATGCCCCTCTGCGTTCACGTGACTGCCTAGTCGCGAGTCCTGTGCATACTGCGCTCCTTTGGCTCAGGTCCTGTGCGCACTGCGTGCCCTGCTCCTTACACTCCCGTCTCTCGGTCCCGAGCCCcctgacctacagacagtgtcaggttggtgtcaTCTTGCATCTATAGGATCGTTGATAGACGATACTGTGCAGGCGCAGTCGGTgccatcttagtggagacaattttttttatcaAGATGATGCTgccggcgcctgtgcagtagcatctatcgtatCGCTGATAGATGTTATTGCGCAGGAGCGGCCGGCACAATTTTGAGGCAGAATTTTTTTTTCGGAATTTATTTAGACCAGCAAACAACATAATTAAGTACACACtatacatgcgatcatgctgcagcgcaggtgccaccgcctgcctgctgaaggtgacttttttttttcaatatatatcagtgacctgtcataagccatcaatatgaatagctaatcagggcACCACATGACGACCCCCCCACAGGTCCCCtcagagcacaagcatatcattaaatcaaaactgaaaataaagaacaaacaacaaccacaagacggatttcatcaacaaaggtagcattttaatcagtataacggcgctgacctgacactgtctgtaggttactcagcacaatcctgctggcagattccctttaagtcaagtTATGTAATAATAATTCCACCACTTGTCATGCGCCTTGTTCCTCTGAACTCGATGCGTCAATATTGTACTGTCTAATTATATGTCACCTTAGAGGGCTTTTCCAATAAAAACATGTTACCATCTATTCACAGGATCATGGGGGCTGACAGCTGAAGCCCCTATTGATGACAGAATGAGAGatgtttgttttattatttttagaatGGATTAGCAATGTACATGAtccaccaccactccattcattctctacggGCATGCCGGAAAAAGTCAAGTTCATCACTTAGATGGGGAATGaattgtaagggctcatactcatttgcgagtaaaaaaacggtccgtaatctggaccgaaaaaattggatgcaaactatgcgaTTGTCATGTGAGTTCAATGcaatttttaatcgcaccatccgttttacatccatatgcaatgcgttttttttctcagcaactatttttatacaatcatttacaggaccatttacagtgttctatgccacagaatggtaaggtatatgTAAAAACGGACAGAAAACGGATGGTCCATATTCCGttcgattttttctcgcaccaattgacttgcatttgcgagtctcgtctgagactcacagcaaatcgcagcatgctgcgatttttttctcagtacgatttcagctgagaaaaaaattacaaatgagaggtcacctattgaataacattggtccgagtgcaatccgattttttatcggattgcactcgtcagtTTTGCTCGCAAgggagtatgagccctaacagaGAGAAAAGTTCTCTTTAATGCAGATCGATTCTGGTGTAAAAGGTCGGACCTCCACTCACAGTAGGTTATAATACCTTGTTTTCACCGAAGTATGCTGTGTGTGTATTTAGTCATGTTCATCCAATCTTAACAAACTGATAATTATATTCCGTatttatttagtcctgtctattacctggtgatgtgaggggctgaggaacctccatcatgacgtctttgtacagatctttgtgtccttcaaaatactcccactcctccatggacaaATAAACGGCGACATCCTGgcatcttataggaacctgacacatacaatgatacagtcatctctacgatcccttcatagcattattgtataatgtcccagaattcccagcagtgtcaccttgccagtcagcagctcaatcatcttgtacgtAAGTTCTAAGATCTTCtgatcattgatgtcctcatgtatgaaggggtgaggtggaggcccagagattgggctcaggggtcttctctgtccctcagacacagggtcctgacagtgctcactagaggtcttcttcactactataTAATCCTGCTtatgagagacacattaataaatctcactacagacatttccagagtcctcacctctccagttctgtccatctattattcccatagataagaatgatgaaatgtgacgtcatcagaatgtcTCACCTCTCcgctaagccggaagaggatctctaggatgAGGTGTAACATCTTCTCCACCTTTTTGTTACTGTTTCTTTCCATCCTTGAGGGGTAGATCAGGAAAGTTctattatatagaagatctccactgagaggatcgaaTATTATACAAACCTGAATGggtagaagatgagccgatgtaagatCATTAAAAAATCCCATGTAAAAAGTACGAAGGATGTTGAATACCATATATGAAAATAGACACGTTCCCTACATACCAGTTTCAAAGCTGTAATCAATGTTGTGGTAGCAGTGATTTGTGATTTAAATActgaatggggccatgagaacatttGTGCTGGAGACAAATGTTTCTTAAAACAGGAGTGGTTTATTAAACTTGACTTGCTGTTCGTCCACACCTCCCAACAGATATCAATAAATGTGACATTGTTTTCCCATCTCACCTCCTAATTTAAAAGTGAGCAGAGCAGGACTAATCATTTAAATAATTTATCAACCTAATCCTATATCACACTGCAAACTGTATTTATTTTACCCATCCCAAATGTTTAAACCTTgatataaagtacagaccaaaagtttggacacaccttctcatttaaaaatttttctgtattttcatgactatgaaaattgtacattcacactgaaggcatcaaaactatgaattaacacatgtggaattatatacttaacaaaaaagtgtgaaacaactgaaaatatgtcttatattctaggttcttcaaagtagccaccttttgctttgatgactgctttgcacactcttggcattctcttgctgagcttcaagaggtagtcaccgggaatggtcttccaacaatcttgaaggagttcccagagatgcttagtacttgttggcccttttgccttcactctgcggtccagctcaccccaaactatcaggtcatctggcgtagcaccctatcactctccttattggtcaaatagtccttacacagcctggaggtgtgtttggggtcattgtcctgttgaaaaataaatgatggtccaactaaacgcaaaccggatggaatagcatgccgttgcaagatgctgtggtagcgatgctggttcagtatgcattcaattttgattaaatccccaacagtgtcaccagcaaagcacctccacaccatcacacctcctcctccatgcttcatggtgggaaccaggcatgtagaatccatccgatcaccttttctgcattgcacaaagacacggtgtttggaaccaaagatctcaaatttggactcatcagaccaaagcacagatttccactgttctattgtccgttccttgtgttctttagcccaaacaagtctcttctgcttgttgcctgtccttagcagtggtttcctagcagctattttaccatgaaggcctgctgcacaaagtcttctcttaacagttgttgtagagatttgtctgctgctagaactctgtgtggcattgacctggtctctaatctgagctgctgttaacctgcgatttctgaggctggtgactcggataaacatcctcagaagcagaggtgactcttggtcttcctttcctggggcggtcatcatgtgagccaggttctttgtagcgcttgatggtttttgcaactgcacttggggacactttcaaagttttcccaatttttttgactgactgaccttcatttcttaaagtaatgatggccactcgtttttctttacttagctgcttttttcttgccataatacaaattctaacagtctattcagaaggactatcagctgtgtatccaccagacttctgcacaacacaactgatggtcccaaccccatttacaaggcaagaaatcccacttattaaaccagacagggcacacctgtgaaaggaaaaccctttccggtgactacctcttgaagctcaacaagagaatgccaagagtatgcaaagcagtcatcaaagcaaaaggtggctactttgaagaacctagaaaataagacatattttcagttgtttcacacttttttgttaagtatataattccacatgtgttaattcatagttttgatgccttcagtgtgaatttacaattttcatagtcatgaaaatacggaaaaatctttaaatgagaaggtgtgtccaaacttttggtccgtactgtagCATGAACTCAACTTTTGTATAACACACCAGAGGATACAGCACGGCCCTGATACATGTCGGATATCTTTAACTACTAATAAAACTTATTTGTACTACATAATACAAAATGACAATGCGAAATGGATTCACTTCTCATAGACAAGCTGTGAGTCTGAACAGTCTAGGACGCAGGATCTCTCCACAGGTCCGCATCCCCTCTAGTGGATGAGGTATTGGAGGGAATTTCAGACACTACAAGAATCCACAACCCTTTGAACCTCATATTCCAAACCCCATCAACCAGAATCGGAGGCAGTTAGGATGAGGGAGATCCTGCCGAAAGGACAAGCTCCTTTAACAGAGACTTATGGAAAATATTAAGGATGCAAAAGGGATGGAAGAAGATTTATTCTGAATGCCACTGGATTGACCATGTCAAGGATGTCGAaaggaccaataaactttggacccaacttcgcTGACGGCACATTAAAATTAATATTTCTAGATTACACccaaaccttatccccaatcttaaaaacAGGACCCACAGAACGTCTTCTATCGGCCTCGGTCTTGGTTAAATATTTTTTTGAACCTCCATCTAGACATCCCCAAGTCTCTGTACAGCAACCTCCACCCAAAGACATTCAGAACTAATCCTTGAAAACttgccaaaatggggatgaaaaccataattacataaAATCAAGGTTCCAGTAGACTGATTTACCCGActgttaaaggcaaactcagcAAGAGGTAAAATCGAAGACCAGTCCTCCTGATGAGCAGCCACAAAGCaccttaaacccttcatgaccttgggattttccatttttccatgttcgtttttcgctcccgtccttccgagagccataacgtttttatttttccgtcaatttggccatgtgatggcttattttttgcggaacgagttgtacttttgaacgacatcattggttttaccatgtcgtgtactagaaaacgggaaaaaaattccaagtgcagtgaaattgcaaaaaaagtgcagtcccacacttgttttttgtttggcttttttgctaggttcactaaatgctaaaactgacctgccattatgattctccaggtcactacgagttcatagacacctaacatgtctaggttattttttacctaagtggtgaaaaaaaattccaaaactttgctaaaaaaaaataaaaaaaaattgcgccattttccgatactcgtagcgtctcgatttttcatgatctggggtcggttgagggcttattttttgcgtgccgagctggcgtttttaatgattccaattcggtgcagatacgttcatttgatcgcccgttattgcatcttaatgcaatgtcgcagcgaccaaaaaaaagtgaattctggcgtttcgatttttttctcgttacgccgtttagcgatcaggttaatgcttttttttattgatagatcaggtgattctgaacgcggtgataccaaatatgtgtaggtttgattttttttttttttatatttattttgataaaggcgaaagggaggtgatttaaacttttatattttttttatttttttcacattttttttaacttttttttttaacttttgccatgcttcactagcctccatgggaggctagaagcaggcacaactcgatcgcctctgctacatagcagcgatctgctgtttgctgctatgtagtagaaaatcag is a window encoding:
- the LOC138663724 gene encoding zinc finger protein 271-like isoform X2, encoding MWCVALQVCIIFDPLSGDLLYNRTFLIYPSRMERNSNKKVEKMLHLILEILFRLSGEQDYIVVKKTSSEHCQDPVSEGQRRPLSPISGPPPHPFIHEDINDQKILELTYKMIELLTGKVPIRCQDVAVYLSMEEWEYFEGHKDLYKDVMMEVPQPLTSPGDSTRSSEGLWICSDFKVEDHIISPDTYEEHAIIQDIPSVLHCQNLSSDFFQQALSPKSLQTIQNKNFRRNIEHQISQTTEKPFSCLECKKSFKLRSSLVIHQRIHTGEKVLTCSECGKWFTGRSRLVNHLKIHTGEKLFSCSECGKCFIEKSNLVRHQRVHTGKKPFSCPECAKCFIQKADLVIHVRSHTGEKPFLCAECGKSFSYKGDVVKHQRTHTGEKPYSCSECGKCFSQKVHLTAHKRSHTGEKPFSCPECGRCFTYRATLVSHKRTHTGERPYSCSECGKCFSHKAYVVAHQRTHTGEKPYSCPQCGKCFSQKSHLVEHQKSHTGLKPFSCSECGKYFTKKAHLVTHQKTHTGEKPFSCPECKKCFTRKSNLITHQKTHSGEKPFLCSECGKCFGHKSDLVRHQRIHTGEKPYSCSECGKSFNQKSILVDHKKTHTGEKPYSCSECEKCFNQKSDLVRHQRIHTGEKPFSCPKCEKCFIDKSSLVKHERIHTEVKLFTCPECGKCFIWKSSLLDHLKTHSGEKSISCSECEKCGSEKLSYTHLANTGQKLFSYSECKKCFSLQYF